One Suricata suricatta isolate VVHF042 chromosome X, meerkat_22Aug2017_6uvM2_HiC, whole genome shotgun sequence genomic region harbors:
- the GEMIN8 gene encoding gem-associated protein 8 isoform X3, protein MQCPFGLPPSQMAAQPQPPGVLQAAARPGPQPWAAHPAYARYWRHYHQAMAWMRSHHSAYRKATECYLGGPWFLPPAALPWSCPANAARPSPPARGRPVGSPAPRRRPTQARRPRRRPRPVREEADSESDSESAWGVECDVSNMEITEELRQYFAETERHREERRRQQQLDAQRLNDYVNADHGLNRGAWRSVMPPSERPGERRKAEMKRLYGANAAKIQAMETAVQLSFDKHCDRKQPKYWPVIPLKF, encoded by the exons ATGCAGTGCCCGTTCGGACTTCCACCCTCACAGATGGCAGCGCAG CCCCAGCCTCCTGGCGTCTTGCAGGCAGCCGCGCGgcccggcccccagccctgggccgcTCACCCCGCGTACGCGAGATACTGGCGACACTACCATCAGGCGATGGCGTGGATGCGCAGCCACCACAGCGCCTACAGGAAGGCCACGGAGTGCTACCTCGGCGGCCCCTGGTTCCTGCCCCCCGCCGCGCTCCCCTGGAGCTGTCCCGCTAACGCAGCCAGGCCTTCTCCGCCGGCTCGGGGCCGCCCGGTGGGCTCCCCGGCCCCGCGCCGCCGACCCACGCAG GCGCGGAGGCCTAGGCGGCGCCCGCGGCCCGTGCGGGAGGAGGCGGACAGCGAGTCGGACAGCGAGTCGGCCTGGGGCGTGGAGTGCGACGTGAGCAACATGGAGATCACCGAGGAGCTGCGCCAGTACTTCGCCGAGACTGAGCGGCACCGGGAGGAGCGAC GGCGGCAGCAGCAGCTGGACGCCCAGCGCCTGAATGACTACGTGAACGCTGACCACGGCCTGAACCGCGGCGCCTGGCGCTCGGTGATGCCCCCGTCCGAGAGACCCGGTGAGCGGCGCAAGGCCGAGATGAAGCGCCTGTACGGGGCCAATGCCGCCAAGATCCAGGCCATGGAGACCGCCGTGCAGCTGAGCTTCGACAAGCACTGTGACAGGAAGCAGCCCAAATACTGGCCGGTCATTCCGCTCAAGTTCTGA
- the GEMIN8 gene encoding gem-associated protein 8 isoform X2, with amino-acid sequence MKPSAIKECSARSDFHPHRWQRRGSSGCGMQPQPPGVLQAAARPGPQPWAAHPAYARYWRHYHQAMAWMRSHHSAYRKATECYLGGPWFLPPAALPWSCPANAARPSPPARGRPVGSPAPRRRPTQARRPRRRPRPVREEADSESDSESAWGVECDVSNMEITEELRQYFAETERHREERRRQQQLDAQRLNDYVNADHGLNRGAWRSVMPPSERPGERRKAEMKRLYGANAAKIQAMETAVQLSFDKHCDRKQPKYWPVIPLKF; translated from the exons ATGAAGCCGTCGGCCATAAAAGA ATGCAGTGCCCGTTCGGACTTCCACCCTCACAGATGGCAGCGCAG AGGGTCTTCTGGCTGCGGAATGCAGCCCCAGCCTCCTGGCGTCTTGCAGGCAGCCGCGCGgcccggcccccagccctgggccgcTCACCCCGCGTACGCGAGATACTGGCGACACTACCATCAGGCGATGGCGTGGATGCGCAGCCACCACAGCGCCTACAGGAAGGCCACGGAGTGCTACCTCGGCGGCCCCTGGTTCCTGCCCCCCGCCGCGCTCCCCTGGAGCTGTCCCGCTAACGCAGCCAGGCCTTCTCCGCCGGCTCGGGGCCGCCCGGTGGGCTCCCCGGCCCCGCGCCGCCGACCCACGCAG GCGCGGAGGCCTAGGCGGCGCCCGCGGCCCGTGCGGGAGGAGGCGGACAGCGAGTCGGACAGCGAGTCGGCCTGGGGCGTGGAGTGCGACGTGAGCAACATGGAGATCACCGAGGAGCTGCGCCAGTACTTCGCCGAGACTGAGCGGCACCGGGAGGAGCGAC GGCGGCAGCAGCAGCTGGACGCCCAGCGCCTGAATGACTACGTGAACGCTGACCACGGCCTGAACCGCGGCGCCTGGCGCTCGGTGATGCCCCCGTCCGAGAGACCCGGTGAGCGGCGCAAGGCCGAGATGAAGCGCCTGTACGGGGCCAATGCCGCCAAGATCCAGGCCATGGAGACCGCCGTGCAGCTGAGCTTCGACAAGCACTGTGACAGGAAGCAGCCCAAATACTGGCCGGTCATTCCGCTCAAGTTCTGA
- the GEMIN8 gene encoding gem-associated protein 8 isoform X5 gives MQPQPPGVLQAAARPGPQPWAAHPAYARYWRHYHQAMAWMRSHHSAYRKATECYLGGPWFLPPAALPWSCPANAARPSPPARGRPVGSPAPRRRPTQARRPRRRPRPVREEADSESDSESAWGVECDVSNMEITEELRQYFAETERHREERRRQQQLDAQRLNDYVNADHGLNRGAWRSVMPPSERPGERRKAEMKRLYGANAAKIQAMETAVQLSFDKHCDRKQPKYWPVIPLKF, from the exons ATGCAGCCCCAGCCTCCTGGCGTCTTGCAGGCAGCCGCGCGgcccggcccccagccctgggccgcTCACCCCGCGTACGCGAGATACTGGCGACACTACCATCAGGCGATGGCGTGGATGCGCAGCCACCACAGCGCCTACAGGAAGGCCACGGAGTGCTACCTCGGCGGCCCCTGGTTCCTGCCCCCCGCCGCGCTCCCCTGGAGCTGTCCCGCTAACGCAGCCAGGCCTTCTCCGCCGGCTCGGGGCCGCCCGGTGGGCTCCCCGGCCCCGCGCCGCCGACCCACGCAG GCGCGGAGGCCTAGGCGGCGCCCGCGGCCCGTGCGGGAGGAGGCGGACAGCGAGTCGGACAGCGAGTCGGCCTGGGGCGTGGAGTGCGACGTGAGCAACATGGAGATCACCGAGGAGCTGCGCCAGTACTTCGCCGAGACTGAGCGGCACCGGGAGGAGCGAC GGCGGCAGCAGCAGCTGGACGCCCAGCGCCTGAATGACTACGTGAACGCTGACCACGGCCTGAACCGCGGCGCCTGGCGCTCGGTGATGCCCCCGTCCGAGAGACCCGGTGAGCGGCGCAAGGCCGAGATGAAGCGCCTGTACGGGGCCAATGCCGCCAAGATCCAGGCCATGGAGACCGCCGTGCAGCTGAGCTTCGACAAGCACTGTGACAGGAAGCAGCCCAAATACTGGCCGGTCATTCCGCTCAAGTTCTGA
- the GEMIN8 gene encoding gem-associated protein 8 isoform X4 — MQCPFGLPPSQMAAQAAARPGPQPWAAHPAYARYWRHYHQAMAWMRSHHSAYRKATECYLGGPWFLPPAALPWSCPANAARPSPPARGRPVGSPAPRRRPTQARRPRRRPRPVREEADSESDSESAWGVECDVSNMEITEELRQYFAETERHREERRRQQQLDAQRLNDYVNADHGLNRGAWRSVMPPSERPGERRKAEMKRLYGANAAKIQAMETAVQLSFDKHCDRKQPKYWPVIPLKF, encoded by the exons ATGCAGTGCCCGTTCGGACTTCCACCCTCACAGATGGCAGCGCAG GCAGCCGCGCGgcccggcccccagccctgggccgcTCACCCCGCGTACGCGAGATACTGGCGACACTACCATCAGGCGATGGCGTGGATGCGCAGCCACCACAGCGCCTACAGGAAGGCCACGGAGTGCTACCTCGGCGGCCCCTGGTTCCTGCCCCCCGCCGCGCTCCCCTGGAGCTGTCCCGCTAACGCAGCCAGGCCTTCTCCGCCGGCTCGGGGCCGCCCGGTGGGCTCCCCGGCCCCGCGCCGCCGACCCACGCAG GCGCGGAGGCCTAGGCGGCGCCCGCGGCCCGTGCGGGAGGAGGCGGACAGCGAGTCGGACAGCGAGTCGGCCTGGGGCGTGGAGTGCGACGTGAGCAACATGGAGATCACCGAGGAGCTGCGCCAGTACTTCGCCGAGACTGAGCGGCACCGGGAGGAGCGAC GGCGGCAGCAGCAGCTGGACGCCCAGCGCCTGAATGACTACGTGAACGCTGACCACGGCCTGAACCGCGGCGCCTGGCGCTCGGTGATGCCCCCGTCCGAGAGACCCGGTGAGCGGCGCAAGGCCGAGATGAAGCGCCTGTACGGGGCCAATGCCGCCAAGATCCAGGCCATGGAGACCGCCGTGCAGCTGAGCTTCGACAAGCACTGTGACAGGAAGCAGCCCAAATACTGGCCGGTCATTCCGCTCAAGTTCTGA
- the GEMIN8 gene encoding gem-associated protein 8 isoform X1, which translates to MFAHRPRAASDEPTRCSARSDFHPHRWQRRGSSGCGMQPQPPGVLQAAARPGPQPWAAHPAYARYWRHYHQAMAWMRSHHSAYRKATECYLGGPWFLPPAALPWSCPANAARPSPPARGRPVGSPAPRRRPTQARRPRRRPRPVREEADSESDSESAWGVECDVSNMEITEELRQYFAETERHREERRRQQQLDAQRLNDYVNADHGLNRGAWRSVMPPSERPGERRKAEMKRLYGANAAKIQAMETAVQLSFDKHCDRKQPKYWPVIPLKF; encoded by the exons ATGTTCGCCCACCGCCCGCGAGCAGCAAGCGACGAGCCCACGAG ATGCAGTGCCCGTTCGGACTTCCACCCTCACAGATGGCAGCGCAG AGGGTCTTCTGGCTGCGGAATGCAGCCCCAGCCTCCTGGCGTCTTGCAGGCAGCCGCGCGgcccggcccccagccctgggccgcTCACCCCGCGTACGCGAGATACTGGCGACACTACCATCAGGCGATGGCGTGGATGCGCAGCCACCACAGCGCCTACAGGAAGGCCACGGAGTGCTACCTCGGCGGCCCCTGGTTCCTGCCCCCCGCCGCGCTCCCCTGGAGCTGTCCCGCTAACGCAGCCAGGCCTTCTCCGCCGGCTCGGGGCCGCCCGGTGGGCTCCCCGGCCCCGCGCCGCCGACCCACGCAG GCGCGGAGGCCTAGGCGGCGCCCGCGGCCCGTGCGGGAGGAGGCGGACAGCGAGTCGGACAGCGAGTCGGCCTGGGGCGTGGAGTGCGACGTGAGCAACATGGAGATCACCGAGGAGCTGCGCCAGTACTTCGCCGAGACTGAGCGGCACCGGGAGGAGCGAC GGCGGCAGCAGCAGCTGGACGCCCAGCGCCTGAATGACTACGTGAACGCTGACCACGGCCTGAACCGCGGCGCCTGGCGCTCGGTGATGCCCCCGTCCGAGAGACCCGGTGAGCGGCGCAAGGCCGAGATGAAGCGCCTGTACGGGGCCAATGCCGCCAAGATCCAGGCCATGGAGACCGCCGTGCAGCTGAGCTTCGACAAGCACTGTGACAGGAAGCAGCCCAAATACTGGCCGGTCATTCCGCTCAAGTTCTGA
- the GEMIN8 gene encoding gem-associated protein 8 isoform X6, whose product MFAHRPRAASDEPTRCSARSDFHPHRWQRRGSSGCGMQPQPPGVLQAAARPGPQPWAAHPAYARYWRHYHQAMAWMRSHHSAYRKATECYLGGPWFLPPAALPWSCPANAARPSPPARGRPVGSPAPRRRPTQARRPRRRPRPVREEADSESDSESAWGVECDVSNMEITEELRQYFAETERHREERRYLKSVPLTRG is encoded by the exons ATGTTCGCCCACCGCCCGCGAGCAGCAAGCGACGAGCCCACGAG ATGCAGTGCCCGTTCGGACTTCCACCCTCACAGATGGCAGCGCAG AGGGTCTTCTGGCTGCGGAATGCAGCCCCAGCCTCCTGGCGTCTTGCAGGCAGCCGCGCGgcccggcccccagccctgggccgcTCACCCCGCGTACGCGAGATACTGGCGACACTACCATCAGGCGATGGCGTGGATGCGCAGCCACCACAGCGCCTACAGGAAGGCCACGGAGTGCTACCTCGGCGGCCCCTGGTTCCTGCCCCCCGCCGCGCTCCCCTGGAGCTGTCCCGCTAACGCAGCCAGGCCTTCTCCGCCGGCTCGGGGCCGCCCGGTGGGCTCCCCGGCCCCGCGCCGCCGACCCACGCAG GCGCGGAGGCCTAGGCGGCGCCCGCGGCCCGTGCGGGAGGAGGCGGACAGCGAGTCGGACAGCGAGTCGGCCTGGGGCGTGGAGTGCGACGTGAGCAACATGGAGATCACCGAGGAGCTGCGCCAGTACTTCGCCGAGACTGAGCGGCACCGGGAGGAGCGAC GTTACCTGAAGTCAGTACCTCTAACACGGGGCTGA